The Terriglobales bacterium genomic interval CTATACCTTCGACGATAGAGTGGGAGAGATCGGGATCATTGCTCCTGTCTCCAAGCCATTCTGCGGGCACTGCTCCCGCATCCGCATTACTTCCGACGGCAAGATCCGCACCTGCCTGTTCTCACTATTCGATCACGATCTCTATGCCGTGATGCTGCGCGGAGGAGACGACGCCGAAATGGCCGCGTACATCCGCTCAGTCGTGGAAAAGAAGGAAGCACGCCATCACATCGGCGAACCCGGCTTCATGCAGCCGTCGAGAAGCATGGTGCATATAGGAGGGTGAGGAAGAATCGGGTGATCGGGCCATCGGGTGATCGGGTGAAGTAAGAAGTGGGTAACTTCCGGAGTTGTATTTCAAACGCCGAAACCAGAATCTGGAATCGCAAGACGCAGTGAATATGCATCGGGTTTACTTCACCCGATCACCCGATGGCCCGATCACCCGATTCTTCTGCAGCTGTTAACTCTTTTACAATCAGCCGCTGTAACTCGCTCTGATTACCATGCAACACGTCACGTTCTCTGCCCATCTGACTGGGGGAGTCCCTGTTTACCGATGAGTTATCGTGCCAACAAGCCTTTTGGCAGACGGAAAACGGATCTGTCTACATCCGCCAGAGAGAGCAGCCACTGGCAACAGATCCGACGCGACGTGGAGGAGGACTCTAGCGGACTCATTCGCCGCTATCTCCGTCTTTCAGAGAAGATCGTGGGATCCGAGAACGAAGTGAAGATCTCGCAAGTGGATCGTCAACCAGTGAACCGTCAACCAGAGGAAGTCCCGGATAAAGGGCAACAAGAGCAAAAGGACCGAGCTGCCTGACATCTCTTGCACATCTACCTGATCTCCAGTTTTCCTGACGCCTTTAGACTTTTCCCCTCTGGTATTCGCCCCAGTGGACGGCGCGAGCCCCTCCCAGATTTAATGGTGGCGCTGATCCCATTCACCTAGGAATCACTGAATCGCTACCGCTTAACGCACGCTATTCAGTCGACTCGGCCACCCAAAGCACAAATCGAGGAGCACTGCTATGGCTACACTCTTTGACTATCCGCGGCTGACCATGGTTGGAGTCACCTTCTTACTTTTAGTCGCTGTTTATCTGGGCGGTCGATCTGGGAGAGCGCGGCCGTTCGGCGAGGATGAGCGCTCGCAGATGGGAACCATACAGGGCGCCATTCTGGGCGTGCTCGCGCTTCTGCTGGGATTTTCTTTCAGCATGGCTTTGCAAAGGTACGATACGCGCCGGAAACTTGTGGTGGATGAGGCAAACGCCATCGGCACTACCTATCTCCGAGCCGACACGCTGCCTGATCCCGCAAGAGACAAGGTTAAGCAGATCTTGCGTGAATACGTAGATACCAGACTCGCCTATGTCGCCGCTGGAACTGATACGCAAGCAATCGCTGATGCACTTCGACACAGCAAGCAGCTGCAGGCATCGCTTTGGCAAGAGACGGCTCAGGTCGCTCTTCGTCAGCGGGATGATGTCACGTCTTCCTTTATGAGCACGGTGAACGAAACCATCGATCTCGACGCGAAGCGTCAGGCAGCGCTGGCAAATCGCATTCCCGGATCGGCATGGCTGCTGCTGATCGTCTTATCCGTACTCGCCTGCTTTGTAGTCGAATACGGCGGGAGCCGGCACGTGAGGTTAATGCGCGCGGCCGTGCCGTTGGCCATCGCCTCGATTCTCGCGCTCACAGCAGATCTTGATTCCCCACGAAGGGGCTTCATCAATGTGAGCCAGAAGACGATGGTCGACCTCCAGAAGGATCTACGGAAGTGAACTATACCGGTTTGACTGTATGTATCCCCACACTGCGATATCCCTGTTGAGCGGGGGAGGGTTCCCGCGCACTTTCACCTGGGCGGGAGGCCGGAGTCGCAACATCGAAACATCTTGAACACGGAGGACACGAAGGACACGGAGGAAACATCACAGACGAGAATAGGGATTGGACGGATACAACCTAGATTTAACGGGTACGCCTACGTCGGTTGACTTATGGCGAATCTCAAAAACTTTCTTCGATTCGTCCAAGCCGTTTCACCAGTTAAATCCTTGTTCTAGCTTTCGGTCTTGCGTCTTACCTCTGTGTCCTCCGTGCCCTTCGTGTTCAAGGCTTTTGCTGTGTCTTGTTTTTTTTGCCTACGCCAGGCCGGGAGCGCGCTAGCTCACGTTCCCGCGCAAAATATCTACCGAATCGGGAATGCGAGCTCCGCGCGCCTGGGATTCCGCGGCTTCTTCCACGGCGTCTCCTTCACCGGGCGCGAGAAACAAATTCTTCTCCAGACCGTGCTGCTTCGTATACAGCTCGAAGTAGCGGCCGCCGCGCTCGTAGAGTTCTTCGTGGGTGCCTCGTTCGATGAGATTCCCGCTTTCGATTACGAGAATCTGATCCGCGCGACGAATCGTGCTGAGCCGGTGCGCGATGACGAAGGTTGTTCGGCCACGCATCAGGAAAGACAGACCTTCCTGAATAAGAGCTTCCGATTCTGAGTCGAGACTCGAGGTGGCTTCGTCGAGAATCAAAATTCGCGGATCGGCCAGAATCGCACGCGCGATTGAGATTCGCTGGCGCTGTCCGCCGGAGAGCTTGACTCCTCGCTCTCCGACTATGGTTTCATAGCCCTTCTCAAAACGTTCCGCAAATTCGTCGACACGCGCGATGCGACAAGCGCGCAGAATCTCTTCTTCGCTCGCCTCCGGGCGCGAAAAGGCCACGTTCTCGCGAATGGTTCCATCGAACAAAAACGACTCCTGCAACACGACGCCAAGCTTCGTGCGGTAGGAATCGAGGCGCACATGGCTAAGATCAACCTCATCCACGAGGATGCGTCCCCTCTGCGGCTTGTAGAACGCCGAGAGCAGGCCGATGATCGTGGATTTCCCCGAGCCTGAAGGCCCCACCAGGGCGGTCACAGTTCCGGGGGAAGACTGAAACGATATGTTGTGCAGAACTTCTTTGCTCTGATCGTAGGAAAAACTGACGTTCTGAAACTCAATGTTGCCAATGATCTCGGCCAGAATGATCGTGCGCTGCGTATCGACGTCCTCGGGACTCTCGCTCAGGACTTCGCGTGTACGTTCCAAGCCGGCCAGCGCCTCGGTGATCTGCGTCCCGATCGCCACTACTTGCAGCATGGGCGCGATTAAAAAGCCCATAAACATGGTGTACATGAAAAAGCCGCCGACAGTCAGCGTTCCCGCCAGGATCTGCCGTGCGCCGAGGTACATCACCGCGGCGCCGACGATTCCTAGCAGCACGGTTGATGAGAGGCTCATCACTGAAGTCGCGGTTAGAGTTCGCAGGACATTGTTGAGAAGACGGGTAACTCCGGTCGTGAACACTGCATGTTCACGGTCCTCGGCGTGATAACCCTTGATCACGCGCACGCCGCCGAGGGACTCGGTGAGGCGTCCACTCACCTCGGCATAGATCTTGCTGCGCTCGCGAAAGATCGGACGAATGGTTCCGAATGCCTTCTTCAGCGCCAGCGAGAAGATCGCAATGCAGACGAACGCGATCGTCGTCATCGTGACGCTGATCCGTATGAGGACGATGAACGCAAGAACGGCCGTCAGCAATCCCCCGAGAAAGTCCACGAGTCCAGTCCCGATCAGGTTGCGCACGCCTTCAACATCGGCAAGGATGCGCGTAACCATGGTTCCCGTTTTGGTCGAATCGTAGTAAGCAATCGGGAGTCGCCCAACATGCTCCTGAATCTGCCGCCGCATATCGGCGATCAGCCGCTGTGCTGCCTTCGACAGCAACTGCGTGAGCGCGAACGACGTAATGCCCTGGACGATGGTCGCGGCAATCACCGCGATCACGATCTGCTGAAGACGGAACACATGCCTCTTCACGATCACATCATCGATCAGAAACTTGGTGGAAGCGGGAAGCACCAATCCAGCAACACGGTTGATCGCCATCAGCAGCAGGCCGATGCCAAGAAGAGCCCTCCGCGGGCGAATGAGAGCCCAGATTTCAGGTAAAGCGCCCTTGAGTTGCTGGAGTGCTGGAGGCTTGGGTTTGGTTTGAGCGATGGCAGCAGTGGCCATAACGATAGGGTACAGGTTACAGGAATAGGGAACAGCTAGCCATTTGGGCGGGGACTTGGACGAGTAGCGTTGAAGTACCGCCCGCAGCAGCGGGTGGGTGAAGGCGAGCACGAAACAGGCTGTAGGAACAAGCTTGACACCCAAATTCCACTTAGCTAATATTCTTAGCTAATGTACACCGTACACCAGGCAAAGACGAATCTTTCAAAGTTGCTGGAGGAGGCCGAGAGCGGAAAGGAAGTCGTGATTGCGCGTGGCAAAACACCGGTGGCGAAGCTGGTCGCGATCGGTACAACAAAAAGGAAGCGCACTCCCGGTAGATACAGGCACTTGATCAAGATTCATCCTTCGTTCTACGAGCCGATGACCAGGGACGAGCTTAAGGAGTGGGGCATCGAGTGAGATCGTTGCTCGATACGCATGCCCTGTTGTGGTGGCTACAGGAACATCCCTCGCTTTCCAGCAAGGCTCGTCGAGCGATTGCCGCAACTGAGAATCAAATCTCAGTGTCGGCTGCGACCGTTTGGGAACTGGCGATCAAAAACAATTCCGGCAAGTTGGAGATATCAGCGCTACTGGACGGCTTCGAAAGCAAGCTCGCCGAGGAAGGAATGCTGGTGTTGCCGATTTCCCTTGATCACGCGCTCCGCGCCGGTGCTCTGCCCAATCACCACAAGGATCCGTTCGATCGCATGCTGGTCGCTCAGGCTCAGGCAGACGGCTTTTCTGTCATTA includes:
- a CDS encoding ABC transporter ATP-binding protein, which translates into the protein MATAAIAQTKPKPPALQQLKGALPEIWALIRPRRALLGIGLLLMAINRVAGLVLPASTKFLIDDVIVKRHVFRLQQIVIAVIAATIVQGITSFALTQLLSKAAQRLIADMRRQIQEHVGRLPIAYYDSTKTGTMVTRILADVEGVRNLIGTGLVDFLGGLLTAVLAFIVLIRISVTMTTIAFVCIAIFSLALKKAFGTIRPIFRERSKIYAEVSGRLTESLGGVRVIKGYHAEDREHAVFTTGVTRLLNNVLRTLTATSVMSLSSTVLLGIVGAAVMYLGARQILAGTLTVGGFFMYTMFMGFLIAPMLQVVAIGTQITEALAGLERTREVLSESPEDVDTQRTIILAEIIGNIEFQNVSFSYDQSKEVLHNISFQSSPGTVTALVGPSGSGKSTIIGLLSAFYKPQRGRILVDEVDLSHVRLDSYRTKLGVVLQESFLFDGTIRENVAFSRPEASEEEILRACRIARVDEFAERFEKGYETIVGERGVKLSGGQRQRISIARAILADPRILILDEATSSLDSESEALIQEGLSFLMRGRTTFVIAHRLSTIRRADQILVIESGNLIERGTHEELYERGGRYFELYTKQHGLEKNLFLAPGEGDAVEEAAESQARGARIPDSVDILRGNVS
- a CDS encoding type II toxin-antitoxin system prevent-host-death family antitoxin, producing the protein MYTVHQAKTNLSKLLEEAESGKEVVIARGKTPVAKLVAIGTTKRKRTPGRYRHLIKIHPSFYEPMTRDELKEWGIE
- a CDS encoding type II toxin-antitoxin system VapC family toxin; amino-acid sequence: MRSLLDTHALLWWLQEHPSLSSKARRAIAATENQISVSAATVWELAIKNNSGKLEISALLDGFESKLAEEGMLVLPISLDHALRAGALPNHHKDPFDRMLVAQAQADGFSVISNDTIFDRYGIRRIW